In Crinalium epipsammum PCC 9333, the genomic window CATTTCATAATAGCGGCATTCTTTACAAGGTCCCTGGGGATTAATAGCACAACGGATGTAAGCGCTTCGTGCATTATATTGGCAAGAAATGTCACCTATTAAAAAACCTACACCTTCAACATATTGCTCCTCAAGATGTGGGGGATTACATCGTAATCTACTGATGGCTGTTGCTTGCATAGCAGATCTAATATTTGATCTTGCTCGTGTCTCTGCCTTATGGATGATAAGTATGGAAAATAATGCTGGTATTAAACTAACAACAAAAACTAAAATGGTTTCAAACACACTTGGTTAACTTCCTTAATTAAGTCCACTGCTATCGTACTACATATAATAAAGACATTGGCTTCTACCATCAGATAGAGTATTATCCTGACCATTATAATTATTATTTAAATATTTATTAATGATTTGGGTATAGTTTTGTTCTGTAAAACATCGTTATGTAAAAATTTATTTTATCTATTTATGAAAAAATAGGAATTTATAGTAAAAAAATAAGAGACGTAAGCCCTTATTTATATGCACCATCCCCTTTGAGCTATAATATTGACGCATATTGCAACAAAATTTTGAGATAATTTGAATATAATCAATAGATTTATTGCAAAAATTAGTTAATCCATCTTTGTAGCCATAGGCTAGCTGCGCTTGCATCTGTGCTTAATTTTTCAAAGTTTTAACTATTCCTCACTTTTTAGAGCAAAAAAAATTGTATGGAAAAACCTATGATCGCTAAAACAAACACATTAGGAGACTGGGGATATATTGCAATTGAGCAACACCTCCATAAAATTCTCAAGCACGAAGAAGACGTTCTCAACGACCGAGATCCCGAAGCGTTACACCAGATGCGGGTGGGAATGCGTCGTTTGCGTTCAGCCGTTACAGGGTTTCAAGTAGTTTTAGACTTGCCTAAAGCTGCTGCTGAAAAAAAGATTGGTAAAATTGCTCGGATACTCGGAGAGTTACGAGATTTAGATGTACTTAAGGAAACGCTCTTAAATGAGTATGAACCTGAGTTACCAAAATCAGAACAAAAATACTTGAAACAGGTTTTAAATTATCTAGGTAAACAGCGTAAACAAGCACTAACAAAAGTGCAATCCGCGCTGGAGAGTAAAAGTTATCAGCATTTGAAAAAAGCTTTGAAAAAGTGGTTAGATGAACCGCAATACTTAGGAGTAGCTCAATTGCCAATTTATGAAGTATTGCCAGATTTACTTTTGCCATCCGTCAGTGAATTTCTACTTCATCCAGGGTGGTTAGTAGGGGTTCAGGTGGCAGAAGGCAAAATTGGCGTTTCCAAAGCTATGCCTCAGTCTGAGGTAGAACAACTGTTAATTGATCAAGGTAAGTTACTTCACAGCTTACGTAAAGAAACTAAGCGATCGCGCTATCAAATGGAGTTATTTACAGAATTTTACGGCTCCAAATATCTAGCTCATCTAGAAGATTTGAAAGAAATTCAAAAAATCTTGGGTGAAATTCAAGATAGTGTCGTTTTATCAGAATTTATCACAGCAGCCTTAGACTCAGATAGCAAAAAACAGCTACCCACTTTAGTTAAGCAATTGTTACAAAATAGTTACAAATCCTGGCAGCATTGGCAGTTTTTACAAAATAAATACCTCAATGCTGAAACTCGAACATCCTTCCGTCTAGAGTTACTTAATCCAATTGAGCAACCCAGTGATTTAACTAAATGATTTAGGTAGTTTAAGAGTTGGGTTTTGGTAACTCTATTTTAGGGTAGCTGCTGAGGCGTTTAACTAGCAGTGAAGTTTAGTGTCCCTATAATTAAAAATTTACCTATAGGACTTATGCAGGTTGAAAAAGTTAATAGTCCCCAAATAAGAGAGAAATTAGGGCTTTTTCCTTATCACTACTCAGCAGTCCCCAGCTAATATTAGGTTAATTTCGCTGTTAGTTTTAATCGTACTAAAGTTATACGTTTACGTATACGCGATCGTATACATAGCTTTTAGATAATTAAGGTTTAGTACTACTCAGCCTGTATTTCATTAATAAGAATACTTGCACCCCATGTATCTAACTTCTAAAACTACTTTAGTACTAGACCAATACGAAGTGAACCCAGAAAGTCGGTTACACTTTTATGCCAAAGAGGAAGAAATTCCGCTACTACCCCAGGGAATGTGGCAGGTATCTCAAGGTTTAGTGCAATTTAATACATTTTGCAGTAATGGAGCAGAGGTACTACTTGGTTGGGCAAGTCCTTCGATGTTTTTTGGTCAGTGGTTAACTTCCTTACCTACTTATCATGCAAAAGCCGTATCAAATGTATACTTGAAGTGGTTTGCTCTGCGAGAAATAGAAGCTACTCCAAGTTTATCTCAGGCAATATTGCCACAATTAGTCCGACGGCAGCGACAAACAGAGGCACTGTTAGCGATTACCGGACAGCGACGAGTTGAAGATCGTTTGCACCGCTTACTGCTATTGTTAAAACAAGAAATGAGTCAACCTGTAGCTGAAGGAACTCGTATAAGTGTTCGTTTGACTCATCAAACTATTGCCAATACTATTTGTACAACAAGAGTTACAGTTACACGGCTTTTTAGTAAATTACAAGACCAAGGGTGGATTAAATTCGACGCGGGTCACCACATTATTCTTAAAGATGAACACTTTAATAGTGTCTCAAATTGGTGAGTTGCGTTTATTAGGAGTAGTACTCTGTCTTTATCAGTTATTTCCATACCACCCGCTAGTGCAAAGCCACCAGTGGGTTTAGTTGTAGCCTTGCACGGCTGGGGTGCTAATGCTCAAGATCTAGCATCTGTAGCGCCGTTGTTAAAATTGCATGATTACCAGTTTTTGTTTCCTAATGCTCCCTTTCCTCACCCTTATGTAAAATCGGGGGGACGGATGTGGTATTCCTTTACACAAGCACAGGAATCACTTCAAAAAAGTCATCAGGAATTAACACAAAGCAAAGAAAGTTTAACTGATTGGCTGAAATCTTTAGAAAGTTCTACTGGTGTTCCTCTGTCGCGTACCATTTTGTGTGGCTTTTCCCAAGGGGGAGCAATGACTTTGGATGTGGGGCTAAATTTGCCTTTAGCAGGTTTGGTTGTTTTAAGCGGATATTTGCATCCAATTACTCAAACAAGCTATAGCACTTTTCCGCCAGTATTAATTGTGCATGGTAGATTTGACCCAACTGTACTGTTAAGTGCTGCCCAGAAAGCACGCGACACTTTAAAAGCAATGGGGGTAGCAGTTGAATACCAGGAATTTGATATGGGGCATGAGATTAGACCAGAAGTTTTAGAATTAATACAAAATTTTGTTACAAACCATATCTCAAGCTAACTATTTCAGGTAAGGAGGCTAAGATAAAAAAGGCTGTTGCGTCTGTACAGCAATTGAGACAGATAGTGATCATAGGGGCGTGAGCAATGACAACTTCAAGCATTTCGACACGGAATATTTCTGCTCTCACAGCAGCAGACGTGGAACAGCTTGCTGCACGTCTAGAAGGTGATGATTATAGTAATCCTTTTGAAGGGTTGAATGATTGGCATCTTCTGCGAGCGATCGCTTTTCAGCGTCCAGAGTTGGTTGAACCTTATATCCATCTTTTAGATCTGGAAGCTTTTGACGAAGCATAATTGCAGATTTTAGATTTAAGGCTAATATTTATTTGTCGCATCTAAATATAAGTATTAGCTTTGAATTTAAAATCTCAACTTATTTCTAATCTCAATGGCATCAGCTAAAAATCGAAACTTAACCAAGGTATTAATTGGTATAGGTGGCGGAATAGCTGCCTATAAAGTCTGTGAGGTAATTTCATCTCTATTCAAAGCAGGGTTACAAGTAAGAGTTATTCTTACTCGTTCCGCACAAGAATTTATTACGCCTTTAACAGTAGCAACGTTGTCTCGTCATCAAGCATACACAGATGATGATTTTTGGCAAGCAATTAATGGTCGTCCATTACATATTGAATTAGGAGAATGGGCAGACGTTGTAGTACTTGCGCCACTAACTGCTAATACTCTAGGTAAATTAACTTATGGGTTGGCTGATAATTTACTCACAAATACTGTATTAGCTTCTACAAGTCCTGTATTACTAGCACCCGCGATGAATACTGATATGTGGGAACAAGTAGCGGTACAACGTAATTGGCAACAATTGTTGCAAGACCGACGTTATCACAGCGTTGGTCCTGGTGCTGGTTTGTTGGCGTGCGATCGCATTGGCGCTGGCAGAATGGCAGAACCACCAGAAATTATCGCATCGGTACAATCATTACTACATACTCAAGGTAAGCGAGACTTAGCAGGTAAACGAGTATTAATTAGTGCTGGGGGAACGCGGGAACATTTAGATCCTGTGCGCTTTATTGGTAATCCTTCTACTGGCAAAATGGGATTAGCCTTAGCACAAGCAGCAATAAATCGTGGAGCAATCGTCACATTAATTCATAGTATACCTGCTGGTCTGAGTAGTGATTTCCCTGCCATTGCTAATGGGAGGGAAGAAAGAGGAAGTATGAAAGCGATCACAGTTGTCAGCGCCGAAGAAATGCGACAGGCGATGCTGCTCAATTTTCCTTTATCAGATTTAATTGTGATGTCCGCAGCAGTAGCGGATGTTAAACCAGGTATATATAGTAACGAGAAACTAGCAAAGCGATCGCTCCCCTCAACATTACCCCTAGAACCTGTACCAGATATACTGGCAGAATTAGGTAATCTCAAACATCCGCATCAAACATTAATCGGGTTTGCTGCACAAACAGGGGATATAGTTACACCTGCATTAGAAAAGTTACAAAGAAAGAAATTAGATTTTATTGTTGCTAATCCGATAGATCAACCTGATAGTGGGTTTGGTAGCGATCGCAACAAAGCTATTGTGATTGATAACAAAGAAAGGCAGTTTGAAATAGAACCTTGTTCTAAATTACAAATGGCTCATTATATCTTTGATATTGTGCAAAACGGTACTCTCGTTTTATGATTCAGAACAATCAAAAACCAAAACTTCCCCGATTAGCAATTTTATTCCAAGCTTGAATGACTTTATTTAGCCTTTGAGGTAGAGGATCTTGACTCGTATTATCATAGCGGGTTGTGCCAGATCTGCTGGTAAGAGTGACATTGGTATTGTCTGCTGCCCCCCTCATCAGATCGTAATTAAGCCTATCAAACTGAGAAAATCGCTGTGTTTCCAATAGGCTTTGAAACTCTTTTACCTGTTCTGGGGAAATATTAGTAGTTTGGTGCTGAGAACTGATGCCTTTGTTATTAATCAGTTCTCGAATAACTTGCCCATTATTCAAAAGCGTGGTTTTGTAGGTTTTCCCAGTAATACCACCACTCATTATCGCTCGAAATACAGCATTAACGGGTATTGGTGGTGGTAATTCACTAGCACTCATTCTAGTAGGTTTGATTGTGCCAACCTCACCGATGTTGCTACTAGCTTCATCTAAAATTACCGTAGAGCCAGATTCATTAGTACGATAAACTAAACGTTGTTCCCCACCAGCTACAACCACCTGCCATCCAGGTATAGTTTCTTGGGAAACTGAGCCACAAAATAAGCGAGGAGCTTGAGTTATACCAATGCACTGATTTGGCCATTGTTTCGCTTGCGTCTCAACAATCTGTAATTGAGAAACTGGTAAATTCAAATATTCGGATGCTTCACGCAAAACAGCATCAACCACTGATTTTGGTATTTGACCAATGTTACTAGCGGCTGTATCCAGCTTTACCACTGATCCAGATTGGTTAGTGCGATAAACCCAACGTTGTTGCCCATTAGCTACAACTATCCTCCAGCCTGGTACGATCGCTTGTGTACAAGCAATACCTGGACTAGATAAACCTAAACAACCATTTGACCAATTTCGACGTTGAGACTCAACAATACGGAAAGCTGAAGTTGGCAAACTTGTCCTACGAGAGACTTCTCGCAAAACAGCATTAGTAACATTTCCCTGTGAAATTCCCCCAGTAGTTTGATTTTCTAAGCGCAAAGTGTTTCCACTGCTATTTGTGCGATATGTCCAAGTTTGATTACCATCAGATACAACAACGCGCCAACCTGGAACTCTTGCTGCGAGGCAACTTTCTGTTAGTGTACCTAAACCAAGACAGCCATCAGTCCAAGTTTGCCGACTATAACTCACTACTGTCAATTGAGAAATGCTGGATTTACCCGTTAAATCTTGGCGTATAGCATTAAGGATATTCGCGGGTAATCTATTCAAGCGAAATATTTGAGATCTTAAACGTTGAGTCGTTTGATTATCTGTCTGGTTCTGTAGTAACAAACTACCATTAGTATCAGCAATTGCTGGAGCCGCTACTACCATTTCTAGTAGAGTTAGCCCTGATGCCAACGATAATATTCCTGTTAACAGCAGTGTAGCAAACATTTTAGAATGCGCTGTTTTAACACTATTTCCTAGTGTAAATTGATGTTTATAAATCATAAATAGTTATAGCAATACCAACATGACCTTAGACCCGATATACTACTTTTTAGTTCCGTAGTTACGCAAAGTGAATTAATTTTAGGAATAAAATTTATGGTACTAACAGCTTCAACCATGTTGTCACTAGGAACTCAAGCCCCAGAGTTCCACTTACCCGATGTAGTATCTGGTGAGAGAATTTCAATTTCCACGTTTGCTGATAAAAAAGCCTTACTGGTGATGTTTATTTGCCAACCTTGTCCATTTGTAAAACACATCCAGGCAGAACTTACAAAGCTTGGTAAAGATTATGCTAATCACAATCTTGGCATTGTAGCAATCAGTGCTAACGATGTTACTAAATATCCTAACGATGCTCCAGACCAACTTAAGGCAATGGCGCAAGAGCAAGGTTTTAATTTTCCTATTGGCTACGATGAAAGCCAGGAAACCGCCAAAAACTACACGGCTGCTTGTACACCAGATTTCTTTGTGTTTAATGGCGATCGCAATTTAGTTTATCGGGGTCAACTAGATGATAGCCGTCCTAGCAACGGTAAACCAGTTACAGGTAAAGATTTACGTTACGCTCTTGATGCAGTTTTAGCAGACAAACCAGTTAACCCAGAACAGCAGCCAAGTATCGGCTGCAATATTAAATGGAAACTTGGGAACGAACCCAACTATTTCAAGTCGTAAACTTTGGTTGTAGCCTAAGTTACGGCTATCCCGTATTTCTGGTGATAACTGAATATTATTGTAGGGGCGGGTTCACCTATCTCTAGGTGTTTTACAAAAATCTAAATTAAACCCGATCTTCCTACTATCTCAGTATTATCAGTGCTAAAAATTATCCTACGTGCTGCACCTATCTGTTAAAAATAAACGCAGAAATATATGCCAAGCATAAGTGTTGGCATTAGCCTTTATTCAGCATACTTTTTGCTTAAAGGACTTGCCCTTTCAACGCGGCAAGTGGCAAACACAAAAGTTTTTTTGGTGTAGGCACGTAAGCTCGTTGGCTGAAAACGTCGTACTGGTTACGCTCGATCGCATCTAAAATCCCTCGGTACAGCATCAAAGCTGCCCAAACAGGCCAACGAGCATCAGGACTAAGATATTTAATTCCTTTTTCTGCCTCAGCATAGTACTTTCGCGCCCTTTGAATTTGGAAACCCATTAACTCACA contains:
- a CDS encoding Crp/Fnr family transcriptional regulator codes for the protein MYLTSKTTLVLDQYEVNPESRLHFYAKEEEIPLLPQGMWQVSQGLVQFNTFCSNGAEVLLGWASPSMFFGQWLTSLPTYHAKAVSNVYLKWFALREIEATPSLSQAILPQLVRRQRQTEALLAITGQRRVEDRLHRLLLLLKQEMSQPVAEGTRISVRLTHQTIANTICTTRVTVTRLFSKLQDQGWIKFDAGHHIILKDEHFNSVSNW
- a CDS encoding thioredoxin family protein; amino-acid sequence: MVLTASTMLSLGTQAPEFHLPDVVSGERISISTFADKKALLVMFICQPCPFVKHIQAELTKLGKDYANHNLGIVAISANDVTKYPNDAPDQLKAMAQEQGFNFPIGYDESQETAKNYTAACTPDFFVFNGDRNLVYRGQLDDSRPSNGKPVTGKDLRYALDAVLADKPVNPEQQPSIGCNIKWKLGNEPNYFKS
- the coaBC gene encoding bifunctional phosphopantothenoylcysteine decarboxylase/phosphopantothenate--cysteine ligase CoaBC; the encoded protein is MASAKNRNLTKVLIGIGGGIAAYKVCEVISSLFKAGLQVRVILTRSAQEFITPLTVATLSRHQAYTDDDFWQAINGRPLHIELGEWADVVVLAPLTANTLGKLTYGLADNLLTNTVLASTSPVLLAPAMNTDMWEQVAVQRNWQQLLQDRRYHSVGPGAGLLACDRIGAGRMAEPPEIIASVQSLLHTQGKRDLAGKRVLISAGGTREHLDPVRFIGNPSTGKMGLALAQAAINRGAIVTLIHSIPAGLSSDFPAIANGREERGSMKAITVVSAEEMRQAMLLNFPLSDLIVMSAAVADVKPGIYSNEKLAKRSLPSTLPLEPVPDILAELGNLKHPHQTLIGFAAQTGDIVTPALEKLQRKKLDFIVANPIDQPDSGFGSDRNKAIVIDNKERQFEIEPCSKLQMAHYIFDIVQNGTLVL
- a CDS encoding DUF6464 family protein gives rise to the protein MFETILVFVVSLIPALFSILIIHKAETRARSNIRSAMQATAISRLRCNPPHLEEQYVEGVGFLIGDISCQYNARSAYIRCAINPQGPCKECRYYEMRESA
- the isiD gene encoding protein IsiD; this encodes MTTSSISTRNISALTAADVEQLAARLEGDDYSNPFEGLNDWHLLRAIAFQRPELVEPYIHLLDLEAFDEA
- a CDS encoding CHAD domain-containing protein yields the protein MEKPMIAKTNTLGDWGYIAIEQHLHKILKHEEDVLNDRDPEALHQMRVGMRRLRSAVTGFQVVLDLPKAAAEKKIGKIARILGELRDLDVLKETLLNEYEPELPKSEQKYLKQVLNYLGKQRKQALTKVQSALESKSYQHLKKALKKWLDEPQYLGVAQLPIYEVLPDLLLPSVSEFLLHPGWLVGVQVAEGKIGVSKAMPQSEVEQLLIDQGKLLHSLRKETKRSRYQMELFTEFYGSKYLAHLEDLKEIQKILGEIQDSVVLSEFITAALDSDSKKQLPTLVKQLLQNSYKSWQHWQFLQNKYLNAETRTSFRLELLNPIEQPSDLTK
- a CDS encoding alpha/beta hydrolase, producing the protein MSLSVISIPPASAKPPVGLVVALHGWGANAQDLASVAPLLKLHDYQFLFPNAPFPHPYVKSGGRMWYSFTQAQESLQKSHQELTQSKESLTDWLKSLESSTGVPLSRTILCGFSQGGAMTLDVGLNLPLAGLVVLSGYLHPITQTSYSTFPPVLIVHGRFDPTVLLSAAQKARDTLKAMGVAVEYQEFDMGHEIRPEVLELIQNFVTNHISS